One stretch of Clavibacter michiganensis DNA includes these proteins:
- the truB gene encoding tRNA pseudouridine(55) synthase TruB, which produces METPTPRAAPSTASGLLLIDKRGEWTSHDLVARTRRLAGTRKVGHAGTLDPMATGLMILGVNSSTRLLTYLVGLDKEYLATIRLGRATTTDDREGEVVSRAEPGRIRDLAVADVERAIADLRGTISQVPSAVSAIKVDGKRAYARVRAGEEVELAAREVTVSAFDVLRFDAVEVEEGEEDGAQLDLSVRITCSSGTYVRALARDLGRALGVGGHLTALRRTRVGPFHVDDAMAVDDMVVADRLIPPADAAARLFDVLHLTDQEAIDLGHGKKLTTPDEAPTEDPLAAVAPDGRLVGLVGFRGRTGTSIVNFPADEAGAS; this is translated from the coding sequence CTCGTCGCCCGCACGCGCCGCCTCGCCGGCACCCGCAAGGTCGGGCACGCGGGCACGCTCGACCCGATGGCGACCGGCCTCATGATCCTCGGCGTCAACAGCTCCACGCGCCTGCTCACCTACCTCGTCGGCCTCGACAAGGAGTACCTCGCGACCATCCGCCTCGGCCGCGCCACCACGACGGACGACCGCGAGGGCGAGGTCGTCTCGCGCGCGGAGCCCGGGCGGATCCGCGACCTCGCCGTCGCCGACGTGGAGCGCGCCATCGCGGACCTCCGCGGCACCATCTCGCAGGTGCCGAGCGCTGTGAGCGCCATCAAGGTCGACGGCAAGCGCGCGTACGCCCGCGTCCGCGCCGGCGAGGAGGTCGAGCTCGCCGCGCGCGAGGTGACCGTCTCGGCGTTCGACGTGCTGCGCTTCGACGCCGTGGAGGTCGAGGAGGGCGAGGAGGACGGCGCGCAGCTCGACCTCTCCGTGCGGATCACCTGCTCCTCCGGCACCTACGTGCGCGCCCTCGCGCGCGACCTCGGCCGCGCGCTCGGCGTCGGCGGGCACCTCACCGCGCTCCGCCGCACGCGCGTGGGCCCGTTCCACGTCGACGACGCCATGGCCGTCGACGACATGGTCGTCGCCGACCGCCTCATCCCGCCGGCCGACGCCGCCGCGCGCCTCTTCGACGTGCTGCACCTCACCGACCAGGAGGCGATCGACCTCGGGCACGGCAAGAAGCTGACGACGCCGGACGAGGCGCCCACCGAGGATCCGCTCGCCGCGGTCGCGCCCGACGGCCGGCTCGTGGGGCTGGTCGGCTTCCGCGGCCGCACCGGCACGTCCATCGTCAACTTCCCGGCGGACGAGGCGGGCGCCTCGTGA